The following proteins come from a genomic window of Zonotrichia leucophrys gambelii isolate GWCS_2022_RI chromosome 4, RI_Zleu_2.0, whole genome shotgun sequence:
- the SETD7 gene encoding histone-lysine N-methyltransferase SETD7 isoform X2, whose product MDSDEETLEEIVEGHLDDDGLPHGFCTVTYSSTDRFEGNFVHGEKNGRGKFFFFDGSTLEGYYVDDALQGQGIYTYEDGVVLHGTYVDGELNGPAQEYDSDGRLIFKGQYKDNIRHGVCWIYYLDGGSLVGEVNEDGEMTGEKIAYVYPDGKTAYSGRFIDGEMIEAKLATLTAVEDGKPQFEVVPGSPVYSFDKSTSSCISTNALLPDPYESERVYVDVSLISSAGEGLFSKVAAEASTVMSFYNGVRITHQEVDSRDWALNGNTISLDDETVIDVPEPYNHAAKYCASLGHKANHSFTPNCTYEPFVHPRFGPIKCIRTIRAVEKDEELTVAYGVEMAFATGW is encoded by the exons atggACAGCGACGAGGAGACGCTGGAGGAGATCGTGGAAG GGCATCTAGATGACGATGGGCTGCCGCATGGATTCTGTACAGTAACCTACTCATCAACAGACAGATTTGAAGGAAATTTTGTGCATGGAGAAAAGAATGGCCGTggcaaattcttcttttttgaTGGAAG CACCCTGGAGGGATACTATGTTGATGATGCCCTGCAAGGGCAGGGAATCTACACCTACGAGGATGGCGTGGTCCTTCATGGCACCTACGTGGACGGAGAGCTGAACGGCCCGGCGCAGGAGTACGACAGCGACGGGCGGCTCATCTTCAAAGGGCAGTACAAGGACAACATCCGGCACGGCGTCTGCTGGATTTATTACCTG GATGGAGGCAGCCTTGTGGGAGAAGTGAATGAAGATGGGGAGATGACTGGAGAGAAAATAGCCTATGTGTATCCTGATGGAAAGACTGCATATTCTGGAAGGTTCATAGATGGAGAAATGATAGAAGCAAAACTGGCAACTCTGACAGCTGTTGAGGATGGCAAACCTCAATTTGAAGTAGTTCCAGGCA gcccAGTGTACAGTTTTGACAAATCCACTTCATCCTGCATTTCTACAAATGCCCTTCTTCCTGATCCTTATGAATCAGAGAG GGTGTATGTGGATGTCTCCCTCATTTCCAGTGCTGGAGAAGGATTGTTTTCAAAAGTAGCAGCAGAAGCCAGTACAGTGATGTCCTTCTATAACGGAGTGCGAATTACACACCAGGag GTAGACAGCAGAGACTGGGCCCTCAATGGAAATACAATATCCCTGGATGATGAGACAGTCATAGACGTGCCAGAGCCCTACAACCACGCTGCCAAGTACTGTGCCTCCCTGGGGCACAAGGCCAACCATTCCTTCACTCCCAACTGCACCTATGAACC GTTTGTTCATCCTCGTTTTGGGCCCATCAAGTGTATCCGTACCATCAGGGCTGTGGAGAAGGATGAGGAGCTGACAGTGGCTTATGG CGTGGAGATGGCTTTTGCCACTGGGTGGTGA
- the LOC135447414 gene encoding uncharacterized protein LOC135447414 isoform X2 — MIVLGMFQLAFSTVCVTCGFIDGIFRTESQLGKTGAPIWAGMVMGVPGVLALFSSQRKNPVLVNVLIVASMISCVAIFIVIAYSSFTLSYGEEEELSSAPVHVIHTRFVLSRVVQGANIAMLAVSICSACCVLAMAYLGCRSLPRCSCYDSVTGMEWLQPSEDQNQAVEMICAVQSPGRGIFTFTDRFPAQYADAEEDTSKPPPYIRMT; from the exons ATGATCGTGCTGGGGATGTTCCAGCTTGCCTTCAGCACCgtctgtgtcacctgtgggtTCATAGATGGCATTTTCAGAACAGAGTCCCAGCTGGGCAAAACCGGAGCTCCAATTTGGGCTGGCATG GTGATGGGAGTCCCAGGTGTCCTGGCTTTGTTCTCCTCGCAGAGGAAGAACCCAGTTCTT GTGAATGTACTGATAGTTGCTTCCATGATCTCTTGTGTTGCCATCTTCATTGTAATAGCTTATAGCTCCTTCACACTGAGCTATGGTGAAGAGGAGGAGCTGAGTTCTGCCCCAGTCCATGTTATCCATACT AGGTTTGTGCTCAGTAGGGTTGTCCAGGGTGCCAACATCGCCATGCTGGCCGTGTCCATCTGCAGTGCCTGTTGTGTGCTGGCCATGGCTTACCTGGGCTGCCGGAGCCTCCCGCGCTGCTCCTGCTACGACAGCGTCACTGGCATG GAATGGTTGCAGCCCAGTGAGGACCAAAATCAGGCCGTGGAAATGATTTGTGCTGTACAAA GCCCTGGGCGGGGAATTTTTACCTTCACAGATCGGTTTCCAGCCCAGTATGCAGATGCAGAAGAAGACACATCCAAACCTCCACCATATATCAGAATGACTTGA
- the SETD7 gene encoding histone-lysine N-methyltransferase SETD7 isoform X3 has product MDSDEETLEEIVEGHLDDDGLPHGFCTVTYSSTDRFEGNFVHGEKNGRGKFFFFDGSTLEGYYVDDALQGQGIYTYEDGVVLHGTYVDGELNGPAQEYDSDGRLIFKGQYKDNIRHGVCWIYYLDGGSLVGEVNEDGEMTGEKIAYVYPDGKTAYSGRFIDGEMIEAKLATLTAVEDGKPQFEVVPGSPVYSFDKSTSSCISTNALLPDPYESERVYVDVSLISSAGEGLFSKVAAEASTVMSFYNGVRITHQEVDSRDWALNGNTISLDDETVIDVPEPYNHAAKYCASLGHKANHSFTPNCTYEPFVHPRFGPIKCIRTIRAVEKDEELTVAYGGDATNDP; this is encoded by the exons atggACAGCGACGAGGAGACGCTGGAGGAGATCGTGGAAG GGCATCTAGATGACGATGGGCTGCCGCATGGATTCTGTACAGTAACCTACTCATCAACAGACAGATTTGAAGGAAATTTTGTGCATGGAGAAAAGAATGGCCGTggcaaattcttcttttttgaTGGAAG CACCCTGGAGGGATACTATGTTGATGATGCCCTGCAAGGGCAGGGAATCTACACCTACGAGGATGGCGTGGTCCTTCATGGCACCTACGTGGACGGAGAGCTGAACGGCCCGGCGCAGGAGTACGACAGCGACGGGCGGCTCATCTTCAAAGGGCAGTACAAGGACAACATCCGGCACGGCGTCTGCTGGATTTATTACCTG GATGGAGGCAGCCTTGTGGGAGAAGTGAATGAAGATGGGGAGATGACTGGAGAGAAAATAGCCTATGTGTATCCTGATGGAAAGACTGCATATTCTGGAAGGTTCATAGATGGAGAAATGATAGAAGCAAAACTGGCAACTCTGACAGCTGTTGAGGATGGCAAACCTCAATTTGAAGTAGTTCCAGGCA gcccAGTGTACAGTTTTGACAAATCCACTTCATCCTGCATTTCTACAAATGCCCTTCTTCCTGATCCTTATGAATCAGAGAG GGTGTATGTGGATGTCTCCCTCATTTCCAGTGCTGGAGAAGGATTGTTTTCAAAAGTAGCAGCAGAAGCCAGTACAGTGATGTCCTTCTATAACGGAGTGCGAATTACACACCAGGag GTAGACAGCAGAGACTGGGCCCTCAATGGAAATACAATATCCCTGGATGATGAGACAGTCATAGACGTGCCAGAGCCCTACAACCACGCTGCCAAGTACTGTGCCTCCCTGGGGCACAAGGCCAACCATTCCTTCACTCCCAACTGCACCTATGAACC GTTTGTTCATCCTCGTTTTGGGCCCATCAAGTGTATCCGTACCATCAGGGCTGTGGAGAAGGATGAGGAGCTGACAGTGGCTTATGG gggagATGCAACAAATGATCCTTAA
- the LOC135447414 gene encoding uncharacterized protein LOC135447414 isoform X1, whose product MFKGLCGNQSRMDRYRYFIFNQRNMIVLGMFQLAFSTVCVTCGFIDGIFRTESQLGKTGAPIWAGMVMGVPGVLALFSSQRKNPVLVNVLIVASMISCVAIFIVIAYSSFTLSYGEEEELSSAPVHVIHTRFVLSRVVQGANIAMLAVSICSACCVLAMAYLGCRSLPRCSCYDSVTGMEWLQPSEDQNQAVEMICAVQSPGRGIFTFTDRFPAQYADAEEDTSKPPPYIRMT is encoded by the exons ATGTTCAAGGGTTTATGTGGGAATCAGAGCAGAATGGATCGGTATCGGTATTTCATCTTTAACCAGAGGAACATGATCGTGCTGGGGATGTTCCAGCTTGCCTTCAGCACCgtctgtgtcacctgtgggtTCATAGATGGCATTTTCAGAACAGAGTCCCAGCTGGGCAAAACCGGAGCTCCAATTTGGGCTGGCATG GTGATGGGAGTCCCAGGTGTCCTGGCTTTGTTCTCCTCGCAGAGGAAGAACCCAGTTCTT GTGAATGTACTGATAGTTGCTTCCATGATCTCTTGTGTTGCCATCTTCATTGTAATAGCTTATAGCTCCTTCACACTGAGCTATGGTGAAGAGGAGGAGCTGAGTTCTGCCCCAGTCCATGTTATCCATACT AGGTTTGTGCTCAGTAGGGTTGTCCAGGGTGCCAACATCGCCATGCTGGCCGTGTCCATCTGCAGTGCCTGTTGTGTGCTGGCCATGGCTTACCTGGGCTGCCGGAGCCTCCCGCGCTGCTCCTGCTACGACAGCGTCACTGGCATG GAATGGTTGCAGCCCAGTGAGGACCAAAATCAGGCCGTGGAAATGATTTGTGCTGTACAAA GCCCTGGGCGGGGAATTTTTACCTTCACAGATCGGTTTCCAGCCCAGTATGCAGATGCAGAAGAAGACACATCCAAACCTCCACCATATATCAGAATGACTTGA
- the SETD7 gene encoding histone-lysine N-methyltransferase SETD7 isoform X1, with the protein MDSDEETLEEIVEGHLDDDGLPHGFCTVTYSSTDRFEGNFVHGEKNGRGKFFFFDGSTLEGYYVDDALQGQGIYTYEDGVVLHGTYVDGELNGPAQEYDSDGRLIFKGQYKDNIRHGVCWIYYLDGGSLVGEVNEDGEMTGEKIAYVYPDGKTAYSGRFIDGEMIEAKLATLTAVEDGKPQFEVVPGSPVYSFDKSTSSCISTNALLPDPYESERVYVDVSLISSAGEGLFSKVAAEASTVMSFYNGVRITHQEVDSRDWALNGNTISLDDETVIDVPEPYNHAAKYCASLGHKANHSFTPNCTYEPFVHPRFGPIKCIRTIRAVEKDEELTVAYGYDHNPVGQNGPEAPEWYQLELKAFQAAQQK; encoded by the exons atggACAGCGACGAGGAGACGCTGGAGGAGATCGTGGAAG GGCATCTAGATGACGATGGGCTGCCGCATGGATTCTGTACAGTAACCTACTCATCAACAGACAGATTTGAAGGAAATTTTGTGCATGGAGAAAAGAATGGCCGTggcaaattcttcttttttgaTGGAAG CACCCTGGAGGGATACTATGTTGATGATGCCCTGCAAGGGCAGGGAATCTACACCTACGAGGATGGCGTGGTCCTTCATGGCACCTACGTGGACGGAGAGCTGAACGGCCCGGCGCAGGAGTACGACAGCGACGGGCGGCTCATCTTCAAAGGGCAGTACAAGGACAACATCCGGCACGGCGTCTGCTGGATTTATTACCTG GATGGAGGCAGCCTTGTGGGAGAAGTGAATGAAGATGGGGAGATGACTGGAGAGAAAATAGCCTATGTGTATCCTGATGGAAAGACTGCATATTCTGGAAGGTTCATAGATGGAGAAATGATAGAAGCAAAACTGGCAACTCTGACAGCTGTTGAGGATGGCAAACCTCAATTTGAAGTAGTTCCAGGCA gcccAGTGTACAGTTTTGACAAATCCACTTCATCCTGCATTTCTACAAATGCCCTTCTTCCTGATCCTTATGAATCAGAGAG GGTGTATGTGGATGTCTCCCTCATTTCCAGTGCTGGAGAAGGATTGTTTTCAAAAGTAGCAGCAGAAGCCAGTACAGTGATGTCCTTCTATAACGGAGTGCGAATTACACACCAGGag GTAGACAGCAGAGACTGGGCCCTCAATGGAAATACAATATCCCTGGATGATGAGACAGTCATAGACGTGCCAGAGCCCTACAACCACGCTGCCAAGTACTGTGCCTCCCTGGGGCACAAGGCCAACCATTCCTTCACTCCCAACTGCACCTATGAACC GTTTGTTCATCCTCGTTTTGGGCCCATCAAGTGTATCCGTACCATCAGGGCTGTGGAGAAGGATGAGGAGCTGACAGTGGCTTATGGGTATGATCACAACCCTGTGGGGCAGAATGGGCCTGAAGCACCAGAGTGGTACCAGCTGGAACTGAAAGCTTTCCAGGCTGCCCAGCAAAAGTGA